The genomic interval ATGCCCGTGCGATCGCCGTGCCGAGCGCAGCCGTGGTGTCCAGACGCGAGCGGAAGATCTCGGAGCGGTTCGCCGGCGTGTAGCGGCAGCTGACGCTCTTGCCCGCGAGGCCGATGACCAGTGCCGCGCCGTCGACGGCCGCATCGATGCCTGCTTGGTCGTCCCAGGTGAGATCGGCGCCCGAGCGCGAGATCGTCACGACCTCGCGACCCTCGGAACGGTACTTGCTCTGCAGGTGCCGCCCGATGAAACCGGAGGATCCGCCGATGACGACGCGGCTCACGACGCGCTCTCCAGGCGGTAGGTGAACACGCCCTGATACTCGTAGAGGCGCCCGAGCAAAGGGGCATCCACGGTGAGTGAGACGCGCTGGCGGCCGGCCTGCTTCTCGGCGCTCTCGCGCAGCCGCACGACCGGGGCGATCAGCCGCGGTATGCGCACGCGCAGTCTTCCGACTCGCAGACCCACCGAGCGGCTGCGCAGCGCGAGGGCATCGCCGTCGACCGACACGTCGAACACGACCGCGAGCGTCACCGGCTCGCCGAGCTGATCGAGCACCCGACCGTGCGATCCGGCGCTCACGGAGTCGCGCATGGTCCAATCCCCGGCGGAAAGGTGCAGAGTCCGTTCGCTGATCGAGCGGCTCGCGACGCCGAGGTTGCGGATCGTGAAGGGCACGTCCTGCTGCCACCCCGCGTACACGACGCCGAACCGCTGCAGGTGACGCAGCACGGGCCACAGCCAGCGTCGCGGTGTGCCGACCTTCTCGAAGACGCCCTCGCCGATCCCGACCTTGCCCCTGGGGACCGCCGAGAAGTACGTCCGCAATGCCGGGTGCAGCTGGCTGCGCTGGCCGCCCAGCGCTCGCAGATAAGGCGACTGCGGGACGTGTTCCATGCTTCGAGGTTATCCCGGAAGGGAGGCCGCGAGAGTCAGTGCCCGGCGGCGGCGATCCTGGCGTCGACGTTCGCGGCAGAGAGCACGTGGCGAGAGACCATGATCGCGGCTCCCAGCACGCCGGAGTGCTCTCCGGCTTGACTCTGCACGATGGTGAGATGCTGCGTGGCCAGCGGGATCGAACGCTGGTAGACGACTTCTCGCACACCGGCGAGCAGGTGCTCTCCGGCGCGGGCGACGAGGCCGCCCAGCACGATGACCGACGGGTTGAGCAGGTTCACGACGGTGGCCAGCACCTCGCCGACGTCCCGTCCGGCCTGCCTGGTCGCCTCGATGGCGGCGGCGTTCCCTGCCCGGACGAGATCGGCGACGTCGGCGCTGCCGGCCGCGTCGACACCCTGGTCGCGCAGCGCCGCGGCGATCGCCGTGCCGCTGGCGATCGCCTCGAGGTCGCGGTCATCGTCGATGGGGCGGATGCTGCCCGCTGCGCGGGGTACCTGCACGTGACCAAGATCTCCGGCGGAGCCCTGCGCGCCGCGCTGCAGCTGTCCGCCGCTGATGAGGCCAGCGCCGATGCCGGTGGCGACCTTGATGAAGATGAGGTCCCTGGTGTGCGGCCAGGAGGTCGCCTGCTCGCCGACGGCCAGGATGTTCACGTCGTTGTCGACGAGCACGGGGACGTCGAAGCGACGCTGCACGTAGCCCGGCACATCGAAGCGGTCCCAGCCAGGCATGATCGGCGGGTTCGTGGGGCGCCCGGTGGAATGCTCGACCGGACCTGGAACGCCGATGCCGACGCCGAGAAGGGGCAGATCGATGCCCTCCAACAGCGTCGTGCCGTCATCGAGCAGGCGGTCGAGCAGCGGCTCGGGTCCGTCGCCGATGTCGATCGGGCGGGTGCTGGCGTCGAGGATGCGCCCTGCCAGGTCGGCGATCGCCACTGTCGCGTGGGTGGCGCCCAGATCGACGGCGAGGCAGACGCCGGCGCGCGGGTTGAAGGCGACCCTGGCAGGCGGACGGCCTCCGGTGGAGGTCGCCTCTCCTGCCGCGTGGATGAGGCCGGCGGCGAGCAGCGCATCGATGCGCGTGGCGACGGTCGAGCGGGAGAGGCCGGTCGATTCGGCGATCTCGGCTTTGGTGCGCGCGCGACCGTCGAGGAACAGCTGGAAGATCTCGCCGGCGCCCGCTGTGCCCGGCGTCGCGGAGCGCATCACGTCGACCATTTCGCCAGTAAACCACACCCCTTAGGTGCAACGCCAAGCATCTTCTGCATGTCAAGAGCATAACTTCTGCATAAGTGCTGGCATAAGTCCGAAATCTGTGTCAGACTCACCGACATGACAACGGATGTCACTCACACCGGCATCGGGACGATCCGATCCGGCATCCTCGGCGGAGGATTCATGGCCCGCGTGCACAGCACCGCGTCCCGTGACGCTGGCGGCGATATCGTCGCCGTCGCGACGTCGACCGCGGCCGGCGGAGCGCGCGCAGCCGCCGCCCTCCGCGCCGAGCGCTCCGCGAGCGACGCGGACGAGATCCTGCACGCCGCAGATATCGACCTCGTGCACATCTGCACACCCAACGCGACGCACGCGCCGTTCGCACTGGCCGCGCTGCGCGCCGAGAAGCACGTCGTGTGCGAGAAGCCGCTCGCGACGACAGTGGCGGATGCCGAAGAGCTGGTCGCCACGGCGAGCGCATCCGATCTCGTCGCCGCCGTGCCGTTCGTCTACCGCTACCACCCGATGGTCCGCGAGGCACGCGCCCGAGTGCGACGCGGCGAGCTCGGCGCCTTGCTGACCCTGGACTGCGCGTACCTGCAGGACTGGATGCTGCTGCCGACCGACGACGACTGGCGGGTCAGTGCCGAGGGCGGCTCCTCCCGCGCGTTCGCCGACATCGGGTCGCACCTGTGCGATCTGATCGAGTTCGTCACCGACGAGCGCATCGCGCGGTTGAGTGCCCGCACCCGCACGGTCTACGCGGACCGCGCAGGGCACGCCGTCGACAACGAGGACATCGCCGCAGTGCTCGTCGAGACCGAGTCCGGGGCGCTCGGCACCCTGCTCATCTCGCAGATGGCCGCAGGGCGCAAGAATGCCCTGGTCATCGAGCTGCACGGCTCGCAGCGTGCGCTGCGCTTCGAACAGGAGCGGCCGGAGCAGCTGTGGCTCGGCGCCCGCGAGGAGACTCTGATGCTGTCCAGGGATCCGGCGACGACCGCCCAGGACTCCGCACGCCTGCAGCGGGTGCCCGCCGGGCATCCGATGGGATATCAGGACGCGTTCAACGGTTTCATGGCCGACGTGCACGCCGCGATCGCAGGCGCAGCGCCGGAGGGGCTGCCGACGTTCGCCGACGGTCTGCGCGCCACGCGCGTCACCGAGGCCGTGCTGCGGTCGGCCGCTGATGGCGGCAGCTGGGTGGAGGTGTCGTCATGAGCGATGTGCTCGACGCGACCAGCGAGGTCGCCGGTGCCGAAGATGAGGTGGTGCTCTCGGTGCGGAGCGTGGGGAAGTCGTTCTTCGGAGTCGAAGTGCTCCGCGGAATCGACTTCGACGTGCGCCGCGGTGAAGTGCACGGTCTGGTCGGTGAGAACGGCGCGGGCAAGTCGACGCTGATGAAGATCATCGCCGGAGTCCAGCCCGCCGACACCGGCACGATCGAGTACCGCGGCCGCGAGGTGCACTACACACACCCGCGGCAGGCGATGGATGCCGGCATCGTCACCGTCTTCCAGGAATTCACCCTGCTGCCGGAGCGCACTGTCGCCCAGAACGTGTTCCTCGGGCGGGAGCCGCGCCGGGGCGGACTCGTCGACAACCGGGCGATGGTGGCTCGCACCCGCGAGCTGCTCGAAGAGCTCGGGGTCGACTTCATCGACCCGCAGGAGCGCGTGCGCTCTCTCACCGTGGCCGAGCAGCAGATCGTCGAGATCGTCAAGGCACTGTCGTTCGACGCGCAGGTGATCTCGATGGACGAGCCCACCGCCGCGCTGAGCGACCGCGAAGTCGAACTGCTGTACGCCATCGTGCGCCGCCTCACGTCGCGCGGCGTCGCCGTGATCTACGTCTCGCACCGCCTCAAGGAGATCTTCGACCTCTGCGATCGCATCACCATCCTCAAGGACGGCAGCCTCGTCTCGACCGATGATGCCGTGGACCTCACGACCGACGAACTCGTGCGGCGCATGGTCGGCCGGTCGATCCAGTCGTACTTCCCCGAACCGTTGGAGGGCACCCAGCGCGGTGCGGCTCGCCTCGAACTGGACGGCAGCGGCAACGCCTTCGTCGACGGGGTGTCGCTCACGCTGCACGCCGGCGAGATCGTCGGCATCGCCGGTCTGCAGGGCTCCGGACGGACCGAGCTCGTCGAGGGCATCTTCGGCGTCCAGGGCTTCACCCGCGGCACGATGCGCGTCGACGGCACCCCGGTGCGCTTCCGAAGCGCCCGCGCCGCGGTGAAGGCAGGACTCGCCCTTGTCACCGAGGATCGCAAGGCGCAGGGACTCGCCCTCGGCCAGTCGGTGCTCGACAACACGCTGCTCGTGATGCGCAGCGTCTTCGCAGGGCGCTCGCGCGCCGCAGCGGTCAACGCCCCCGGCATCCTGAGTGCTCTCGAGATCAGCTCGCGCGGCACCTCGCAAGAGGCGCGGTTCCTCTCCGGAGGCAACCAGCAGAAGGTCGTGCTGGCCAAATGGCTGCTCACCGAGCCGCAGATCGTGCTGTTCGACGAGCCCACCCGAGGGATCGACGTCGGCGCGAAGTACGCCGTCTACATGCTGATGAGGCAGCTGGCGGCAGAGGGGAAGGCAGTGCTGATGGTCTCCAGCGAGCTTCCCGAGGTGATCGGAATGAGCGATCGCATCCTCGTCATGCAGGACGGCGAGCTCGCCGCAGAACTGCCGGCCGGTTCGGCCGAGCACGAGATCCTCGCCGCCGCCACAGGGGCAGCGGGCCACGACAGTCACCGGACGCAGGGAGGGGACCGATGAAGAAGCTCCGCATCGAGGCGCCGGTCATCGTGCTGGCGATCCTCATCCTCGTGCTCATCGTCGGTGCGATCCTCACCGCGAGCGTCGGCCGAAACTTCTTCAGCGACGGCAGCATCCGTGACATCCTCACCGGCATGAGCGTGCTGGGCCTGGTCGCCATCGGTCAGACGCTGGTGATCATCGGCGCCTCCCTGGACCTCTCGGTGGTCTACGTCGTGAGCCTGGCGAGCCTGATCGCCGCGACCACGATGAACGGCAAGGCCGGCAACATCCCGCTCGCTGTCGCGCTCACCTTGGTGGTGTGCGCCGGCATCGGCCTGCTCAACGGCTTCATCGTCACGGTGCTGAAGGTCAACGGATTCATCACGACGCTCGGCGTCGGCCTCATCCTGCAGGGCATCCTGAACACGAACTTCCAGGGTTCGGCGGGCAAGGTGCCTTGGGAGTTCCAGCTGCTCGGCGCGACCGGCATCGGGCCGGTCCCACTGTCGACCATCATCATGATCGCGCTCGCCGCGGTCGTCTGGTTCCTGCTCGGGCGCACGCGCACGGGGGCCCACCTGTTCGCCGTCGGCGGTGACCCCGAGATCGCGCGCCTCTCCGGCGTTCGGACCCGCCCACCGCTGATCGTCGCTCACACCCTGTGCTCGATCTTCGCCGGACTCGCAGGTCTGCTGCTGGCCAGCCGCCTCGGGGTGGGCACGCCGACGGTGGGGCAGCAGGGCGGCTACGACCTGCTCTCCATCGCCGCGGTGGTGCTCGGCGGCACGCTGCTGCTCGGCGGTCGCGGTTCGGTGTGGGGCACGATCGGGGGCGTTGCCATCCTGTCGGTCGTCGACAGCGTCATGAGCGTCATGCAGGTCAATCCGTTCCTGAAGGACGTCGTGCGCGGCGTGGTCATCATCGCCGCCGTCGCCGTCTACAGCCGCCGCGCGGTGATCCGCCGCCGCACGCGCTTCGGACCAGACGGCATACGCAGTGGGTCGGATGCTGACGCCAGAGCCGCGGAACCGGCGATGGCCGCAGCGGCCGCCGACCTCGCCGGCGGCATCGGATCCCTCGAAGGCACCAGACCCACCGACGTCACCAGTGAAGGAGAGAGCCGATGAGCTTCCTGCGCACTCTCGTCAGCCCACGCGGCGCGGTGTTCCTGCTGCTCGTGCTGCTGCTCGTGGCGGTCATGATCCTGAACCCCAACTTCGCAGAGCCCGGCCAGCTGATGCGCTTCATCCAGCGCGTCGCCCCCATCGCGATCGTCGCGATCGGGCAGTACTTCGTCATCGTCGCGGGGGAGTTCGACCTGTCACAGGGGTCGCTCATCACCGCTCAGGTGATCATCGCCGGCAACCTAGTCGGCGACGACGACGCGAAGACGATCCCCGTGCTGCTGCTGATGGTGGTCTTCGGCATCCTCGTCGGTCTCGCCAACGGCGTGCTTACCACGCTGCTGAAGGTGCCCTCCTTCATCGTCACCCTCGGCATGATGCTCGCCCTGCTCGGCGGGGCGATGTGGTGGACAGGGGGAGCGGCCACCGGCAACCCGGCTGACAGCTTCCGGCAGATCGGTCGCGGCGGCATCCGCGATGTGCCCATCCTCGACTTCATCCCGTGGTCTGCACTGATCCTGATCGGCTGGCTGGCGCTCGCCATCTGGATCACCAAGCGCCCACTCGGCAAGCTGATCATCGCGATCGGCGACAACGCCCGCTCGGTCGACTACGCGGGTGGCCGCCGCTCGTGGGTGACCACGCAGGCATTCGTCATCTCGTCGGTGTCGGCCACGATGTCGGCCGTGCTGCTGGTCGGATATGCCGGCGTGCACCCGTCGGTCGGACAGGGCTACGAGTTCATCGCGATCACCGCGGTGGTGCTCGGCGGCGTGGTGCTCGGCGGCGGACGCGGCTGGGTGGTCGCCGCGGCGGCCGGCGCGTTCGTGCTCGAAGCGCTGTTCATGCTGCTGAACATCCTCGGCGTCCCCTCGACGCTGCGCGACGCCGTGCAGGGCGTCATCATCATCGCCGCAGTGGCGTACTCGGCCGTCGCCTTCCGGGCGCGTCGACGGGGCCGCCCCGCACAGTCTTCTCCCGATCAGGGGAAGGAGCCGGATCCGTCGCCCGACGATCCTGCTCGACAGTCCGCGACACCTGCCCTCACCTCCGAGGGATCCACACAGAACAGAGGAGAACAGTAATGCGTCGATCAATGAAGATCGCCACCGCGGGGGTGGCCATCTTCGGTCTCATCGCGTTGGCCGGGTGCACGACCGACCCGTCTGTCGCGCCACCCGAGACCGAAGAGTCCGCAGCGCCCGAGACGCCCAGCGATGAGTGGTTCGACCAGGCGCTGTTCGACAAGCAGTTCGCCGAGCGCGACGTCACCCCCGAGGGTCCGTCGACGGAGCCGTATCTGCAGCACATCAACGCCGAGATGGTCGACACCTCGAAGTTCAAGAGCGAGGGGGCCAAGAAGGCGTGCTTCGCGAACGCGTCGATCTCGAACCCATGGCGCCAGACCGGCTGGATCACCATGAACCAGCAGCTCAAAGTGCTGCAGGACTCCGGCGTCATCAGCGAGATGGAGACCCGCGACGCGCAGGACTCCGACGACACGCAGATCGCCGATATCGACTACTTCATCGCTGAGGGCGGCTGCGACGTCTTCCTCATCTCGCCGAACAGCACGGCCGCCATGACACCGGCCGTGGAGCGGGCCTGCGAGACGGGCAAGCCGGTCGTCGTCTTCGACCGCGGTGTGAACACCGACTGCCAGGTCACGTTCATCCACCCGATCGGCGGCTTCGCCTGGGGCATCGACACGGCCGAATTCCTCATCGACAACCTCGAGAAGGGTGACAAGGTCGTGGCACTGCGGGTCCTGCCCGGCGTCGACGTGCTCGAGCACCGCTGGGCTGGGGCGAAGAAGCTGTTCGAAGAGGCCGGCATCGAGGCCACCGACCACTTCACAGGGGCCGACCCGGCCGAGATCAAGAACATCATCAGCGATGAGCTCGCCAAGGGTGACGTCGACGGAGTCTGGATGGATGCCGGTGACGGTGCCGTCGCGGCCATCGAGGCGTTCGAGGATGCCGGCGTCGACTACCCGGTGATGACCGGCGAGGACGAGATGAGCTTCCTGCGCAAGTGGAAGGAGACCGGCATGACGGCGCTCGCACCGGTGTATTCGAACTTCCAGTGGCGCACGCCGCTGCTCGCCGCGCAGAAGATCTTCGCAGGCGAAGAGGTGCCGAAGGAGTGGGTGCTGCCGCAGAGCCCGATCACCGAGGCGGAGCTCGACGACTACCTGCTGGCCAACGAGGGCATGCCCGACGGGCACTACGCCAAGTTCGGCGGCGAGAACCTGCCCGGCTACCCGCAGGTGTGGCAGGACCGGGTCATCCCGTAAACCGCAGTATCGTGTCCGGCAGTCGGTGGGGGTCGACTGCCGGACACGCCAGCGCACGATAGGACAGCTGACAGGAAGAGTGATCGGATGCCACACGCATTGGCCGTCAACACGTGGGTGTGGACGTCGCCGCTGACAGACCAGACGCTCGAGCCGCTGGCGGCGAAGGCGGCCGCGATGGGCTACGACGCGCTCGAGCTGCCGCTGGAGAACGTCGGCGACTGGGATCCGTCACGCGCCCGTGACGTGCTGGATGCCCGTGGACTGCGGGCTGTCGTGGTCGGCGCCATGGGCCCAGGACGTTCCCTCATCGCCCGAGCCGGCGACGTCTCCGCCACGGCGGACTACCTGCGGGCCTGCATCGCCGCGGCCGCGGATCTCGGAGCGGGCGCGGTCGCGGGCCCGTTCTACGCCCCGACAGGTGTGACGTGGCGGATGGATGCTGACGAGCGCGCCGCGGTCATCCGCGAGCTGCGTGAGAACCTCGCCCCGCTGGTGGAGACGGCCGCCGAGTCGGGCATCGCGCTCGCCGTCGAGCCGCTGAACCGCTACGAGACCAGCGTGATCAACACCGTCGCGCAGGGTCTTGAGGCACTCGAGCCGCTGCTGGGTGCGGGGCTCGGGCTGGCGCTGGACACCTATCACCTGAACATCGAGGAGAAGAAGCCCACCGAGGCGATCCGCTCGGCGGCAGGGCACATAGCGCACGTGCAGGTGTGCGGCAGCGACCGCGGTGCGGTCGGCGATGATCACACCGACTGGCCAGCCACACTCGCGGCGCTTGCGGATGCCGGCTATCAGGGCATCCTTGGTCTGGAGAGCTTCACCGGCGAGAACGCGACCATCGCGGTCGCCGCTTCGGTGTGGCGACCGCTGGCGGCTTCGCAGGACGAGCTCGCCGAACGCAGCATCCGAGCGCTGCGCGCCCTGGGCGCCTGACTCGACACGTCACGACCCACCCACGTAACGCGAAGGAGCGACATGGCACACCACCCCGTCACCCTGTTCACCGGCCAGTGGGCCGATCTGCCGTTCGAGGAGGTCGCGCGGCTCGCGGCATCCTGGGGGTATGACGGCCTCGAGGTCGCAGCCTCCGGTGACCATCTCGATCTGAAGCGCGCCGACGAGGACGACGCGTATCTGGCATCCCGCAAGGAGATCCTCGATCGGCACGGGCTGAAGATCTTCGCGATCTCGAACCACCTCGCCGGTCAAGCCGTGTGCGATGCGCCGATCGACTTCCGCCACCAGGCGATCCTGCGCGACTACGTGTGGGGCGATGGCGACGCCGAAGGGGTGCGGGAGCGCGCCGCTGAAGACATGAAGCGCGCCGCGCGGGTGGCGCGCAAGCTCGACATCGACACCGTCGTCGGATTCACCGGCTCGTCGATCTGGCAGTATGTGGCGATGTTTCCGCCGGTGGCCGCATCGGTCATCGAGGGCGGTTTCGAGGACTTCGCCGCACGCTGGAATCCGATCCTCGACGTGTTCGACGGTGAGGGCGTGCGCTTCGCGCACGAGGTGCACCCGAGCGAGATCGCCTACGACTACTGGAGCTCGGTGCGCGCGCTGGAGGCGATCGACCACCGCAGTGCCTTCGGCTTCAACTGGGACCCGTCGCACATGATGTGGCAGAACATCGACCCGGTCGGCTTCATCTGGGACTTTCAGGACCGCATCTATCACGTGGACTGCAAGGACACCAGGATGCGCCCGCAGAACGGCAGGGCAGGCGTGCTCGGCTCGCACCTGCCGTGGGGAGA from Microbacterium sp. H1-D42 carries:
- a CDS encoding DUF4166 domain-containing protein; the encoded protein is MEHVPQSPYLRALGGQRSQLHPALRTYFSAVPRGKVGIGEGVFEKVGTPRRWLWPVLRHLQRFGVVYAGWQQDVPFTIRNLGVASRSISERTLHLSAGDWTMRDSVSAGSHGRVLDQLGEPVTLAVVFDVSVDGDALALRSRSVGLRVGRLRVRIPRLIAPVVRLRESAEKQAGRQRVSLTVDAPLLGRLYEYQGVFTYRLESAS
- a CDS encoding ROK family transcriptional regulator, which gives rise to MVDVMRSATPGTAGAGEIFQLFLDGRARTKAEIAESTGLSRSTVATRIDALLAAGLIHAAGEATSTGGRPPARVAFNPRAGVCLAVDLGATHATVAIADLAGRILDASTRPIDIGDGPEPLLDRLLDDGTTLLEGIDLPLLGVGIGVPGPVEHSTGRPTNPPIMPGWDRFDVPGYVQRRFDVPVLVDNDVNILAVGEQATSWPHTRDLIFIKVATGIGAGLISGGQLQRGAQGSAGDLGHVQVPRAAGSIRPIDDDRDLEAIASGTAIAAALRDQGVDAAGSADVADLVRAGNAAAIEATRQAGRDVGEVLATVVNLLNPSVIVLGGLVARAGEHLLAGVREVVYQRSIPLATQHLTIVQSQAGEHSGVLGAAIMVSRHVLSAANVDARIAAAGH
- a CDS encoding Gfo/Idh/MocA family oxidoreductase, coding for MTTDVTHTGIGTIRSGILGGGFMARVHSTASRDAGGDIVAVATSTAAGGARAAAALRAERSASDADEILHAADIDLVHICTPNATHAPFALAALRAEKHVVCEKPLATTVADAEELVATASASDLVAAVPFVYRYHPMVREARARVRRGELGALLTLDCAYLQDWMLLPTDDDWRVSAEGGSSRAFADIGSHLCDLIEFVTDERIARLSARTRTVYADRAGHAVDNEDIAAVLVETESGALGTLLISQMAAGRKNALVIELHGSQRALRFEQERPEQLWLGAREETLMLSRDPATTAQDSARLQRVPAGHPMGYQDAFNGFMADVHAAIAGAAPEGLPTFADGLRATRVTEAVLRSAADGGSWVEVSS
- a CDS encoding sugar ABC transporter ATP-binding protein; protein product: MSDVLDATSEVAGAEDEVVLSVRSVGKSFFGVEVLRGIDFDVRRGEVHGLVGENGAGKSTLMKIIAGVQPADTGTIEYRGREVHYTHPRQAMDAGIVTVFQEFTLLPERTVAQNVFLGREPRRGGLVDNRAMVARTRELLEELGVDFIDPQERVRSLTVAEQQIVEIVKALSFDAQVISMDEPTAALSDREVELLYAIVRRLTSRGVAVIYVSHRLKEIFDLCDRITILKDGSLVSTDDAVDLTTDELVRRMVGRSIQSYFPEPLEGTQRGAARLELDGSGNAFVDGVSLTLHAGEIVGIAGLQGSGRTELVEGIFGVQGFTRGTMRVDGTPVRFRSARAAVKAGLALVTEDRKAQGLALGQSVLDNTLLVMRSVFAGRSRAAAVNAPGILSALEISSRGTSQEARFLSGGNQQKVVLAKWLLTEPQIVLFDEPTRGIDVGAKYAVYMLMRQLAAEGKAVLMVSSELPEVIGMSDRILVMQDGELAAELPAGSAEHEILAAATGAAGHDSHRTQGGDR
- a CDS encoding ABC transporter permease — protein: MKKLRIEAPVIVLAILILVLIVGAILTASVGRNFFSDGSIRDILTGMSVLGLVAIGQTLVIIGASLDLSVVYVVSLASLIAATTMNGKAGNIPLAVALTLVVCAGIGLLNGFIVTVLKVNGFITTLGVGLILQGILNTNFQGSAGKVPWEFQLLGATGIGPVPLSTIIMIALAAVVWFLLGRTRTGAHLFAVGGDPEIARLSGVRTRPPLIVAHTLCSIFAGLAGLLLASRLGVGTPTVGQQGGYDLLSIAAVVLGGTLLLGGRGSVWGTIGGVAILSVVDSVMSVMQVNPFLKDVVRGVVIIAAVAVYSRRAVIRRRTRFGPDGIRSGSDADARAAEPAMAAAAADLAGGIGSLEGTRPTDVTSEGESR
- a CDS encoding ABC transporter permease — protein: MSFLRTLVSPRGAVFLLLVLLLVAVMILNPNFAEPGQLMRFIQRVAPIAIVAIGQYFVIVAGEFDLSQGSLITAQVIIAGNLVGDDDAKTIPVLLLMVVFGILVGLANGVLTTLLKVPSFIVTLGMMLALLGGAMWWTGGAATGNPADSFRQIGRGGIRDVPILDFIPWSALILIGWLALAIWITKRPLGKLIIAIGDNARSVDYAGGRRSWVTTQAFVISSVSATMSAVLLVGYAGVHPSVGQGYEFIAITAVVLGGVVLGGGRGWVVAAAAGAFVLEALFMLLNILGVPSTLRDAVQGVIIIAAVAYSAVAFRARRRGRPAQSSPDQGKEPDPSPDDPARQSATPALTSEGSTQNRGEQ
- a CDS encoding substrate-binding domain-containing protein, coding for MRRSMKIATAGVAIFGLIALAGCTTDPSVAPPETEESAAPETPSDEWFDQALFDKQFAERDVTPEGPSTEPYLQHINAEMVDTSKFKSEGAKKACFANASISNPWRQTGWITMNQQLKVLQDSGVISEMETRDAQDSDDTQIADIDYFIAEGGCDVFLISPNSTAAMTPAVERACETGKPVVVFDRGVNTDCQVTFIHPIGGFAWGIDTAEFLIDNLEKGDKVVALRVLPGVDVLEHRWAGAKKLFEEAGIEATDHFTGADPAEIKNIISDELAKGDVDGVWMDAGDGAVAAIEAFEDAGVDYPVMTGEDEMSFLRKWKETGMTALAPVYSNFQWRTPLLAAQKIFAGEEVPKEWVLPQSPITEAELDDYLLANEGMPDGHYAKFGGENLPGYPQVWQDRVIP
- a CDS encoding sugar phosphate isomerase/epimerase, which gives rise to MPHALAVNTWVWTSPLTDQTLEPLAAKAAAMGYDALELPLENVGDWDPSRARDVLDARGLRAVVVGAMGPGRSLIARAGDVSATADYLRACIAAAADLGAGAVAGPFYAPTGVTWRMDADERAAVIRELRENLAPLVETAAESGIALAVEPLNRYETSVINTVAQGLEALEPLLGAGLGLALDTYHLNIEEKKPTEAIRSAAGHIAHVQVCGSDRGAVGDDHTDWPATLAALADAGYQGILGLESFTGENATIAVAASVWRPLAASQDELAERSIRALRALGA
- a CDS encoding sugar phosphate isomerase/epimerase family protein, which produces MAHHPVTLFTGQWADLPFEEVARLAASWGYDGLEVAASGDHLDLKRADEDDAYLASRKEILDRHGLKIFAISNHLAGQAVCDAPIDFRHQAILRDYVWGDGDAEGVRERAAEDMKRAARVARKLDIDTVVGFTGSSIWQYVAMFPPVAASVIEGGFEDFAARWNPILDVFDGEGVRFAHEVHPSEIAYDYWSSVRALEAIDHRSAFGFNWDPSHMMWQNIDPVGFIWDFQDRIYHVDCKDTRMRPQNGRAGVLGSHLPWGDPRRGWDFVSTGHGDVPWEDAFRALDAIGYAGPISIEWEDAGMDRLHGAAEAVKYVRSLLWSAPEAAFDSAFSNQ